One Arcobacter sp. FWKO B genomic window, ATAACTGCTACTATATTTGCTTTGATTTTCTTTGCTATTGTTGGCATAATGTTTATAAAAAGTGAAAAAACACAAGAAGATGTAAATCCACACAAAAAAATCAATTATATTTATTTGTCATTGTTTATTATAATATTTATATTGCTTGGTATTTTTGGGGTATATAGTGATATTGCCAAATTTATAAACGCATTTTATAGTTCAGGTAGTTTGGTTTTTGGTGGTGGGCATGTTGTTTTACCATTTTTGCAAGAGTTTTTAAAAGAGTTTATTTCAAATGATAGTTTTTTGGTCGGGTATGCACTAGCTCAAAGTGTACCTGGACCTATGTTTAGCTTTGCATCTTATTTGGGGGCTGATATTTTAGCTAGTAGCCCTTTTTTAGGTGCTTTGATAGCTACTATTACTATATTTTTACCTGGGTTCTTATTGGTTTTGGCATTTTATGATTCTTGGGAATATTACTCAAGTAAGAAATATGTTTTTGGAGCAATAGCTGGGATAAATGCAACAGTAGTTGGGCTTTTGATTAGTGCATTTATATCACCTGTATTTACATCTGCGATATTTGATTTTTTTGATTTATTTTTAGTTATACTTGGTTTGGTAATACTAAGGAGATATAAAATAAAAATTTTGTATCTTTTGGGATTGTTTTGTTTGGTTGGTGTTGTTTTATAATAAGGGGTTTTATGAAAAAGTTAGTTATAGTATTTAGTTTATCTATTATCTTTGGTGTGTGTTTTGCTAGTGATTTGAAGCCAATAAGCTATGATGAGTATCTGAAGAATTTTGATTTGGATGAGCGAAGTAGTATGAAAATACGAACTGCTGATATGCTTGATTTGATAGAAAAAGGTGAAGCGATACTACTAGATATACGATTTGCAAAAGAGTTTGAAGCGTGGAATATGCCATTTGCAAAAAATATCCCACTAAACGAACTTCCAAATCGCCTTGATGAACTTCCAAAAGATAAGCTTATAATAACTGCTTGTCCACACAATGACCGCTCAAATATGGCACGAATTTATCTGATGCTTAAAGGATACAATGCAAAGTATCTTAGTGATGGACTTCTTAGAGTTGCTGATTTTTTACGAGGGGATAATGCTGTGGAGTTTATGGAAGAGATGAGTAAAATAAAGTGAAAATAATACTTCTATATTTATATTTATCATTATGGTTATTTGCTTTTGAAGCCAATATTATAAAGCCTGTATCAACTCCAGATGATTTGAATATTCGTAAAGTTTATCTTGGTAAGGATTTGTTTCGTGATGCTAGCCTTTCAAGAGATGGTACAATTTCTTGTGCATCTTGTCATCCAAGTGATATGTTTGGTGTGGATAATTTTACAAGGTCAGTGGGTGTTGATGGTAAAACTGGAGATATAAATACCCCTACCACATACCATAGTAGATATTTTTTTGCTCAGTTTCAAGATGGTAGAGCAAAGGATTTGCAAGAGCAAGCATTAGGACCTATTACAAATCCAGTAGAAATGGATAATACAATAGAAAATGTACTCAAATATGTCAAAAGCAACAACCACTATATAGTCCAGTTTCGCAACCTTTATAATGATGGAATAACTATAGAAAATATTGTTGATGCCATAGCAGAGTTTGAAAAAGCACTTGTAAGTCCATCTAGGTTTGATGAGTATCTAAAAACAGGTGATAAAAGTGTGATGAGAGATGTGGAGCTAGAGGGGTTTGAACTTTTCAAGAGTTATGGTTGTATTGCGTGTCACAACGGTATTTCCCTTGGTGGTAATTTGTTTCAAAAGCTTGGGATTTTTAAGCCATATGAGGGTACAAGTCTTGGGAGGTTTAATGTAACTGGTGAAGAACAAGATAAATATTATTATAAAGTATCTACATTAAGAAATATTTATTGGACACATCCATATTTACATGATGGAAGTATAGAAAAAACT contains:
- a CDS encoding rhodanese-like domain-containing protein translates to MKKLVIVFSLSIIFGVCFASDLKPISYDEYLKNFDLDERSSMKIRTADMLDLIEKGEAILLDIRFAKEFEAWNMPFAKNIPLNELPNRLDELPKDKLIITACPHNDRSNMARIYLMLKGYNAKYLSDGLLRVADFLRGDNAVEFMEEMSKIK
- the chrA gene encoding chromate efflux transporter; amino-acid sequence: MFEIFWRFLILGLVSFGGPVAHIGYFQKTFVDELKWISQESYTKLVAFTQILPGPSSSQVGFAIGLKRGGVFGAILAFIGFTLPSFLLMYFAVTIGIFDSNSILFGVVTGLKLFAVVVVADAIITMYKNFCKTTLSIAIALLSALFLVLFSNITATIFALIFFAIVGIMFIKSEKTQEDVNPHKKINYIYLSLFIIIFILLGIFGVYSDIAKFINAFYSSGSLVFGGGHVVLPFLQEFLKEFISNDSFLVGYALAQSVPGPMFSFASYLGADILASSPFLGALIATITIFLPGFLLVLAFYDSWEYYSSKKYVFGAIAGINATVVGLLISAFISPVFTSAIFDFFDLFLVILGLVILRRYKIKILYLLGLFCLVGVVL
- a CDS encoding cytochrome-c peroxidase; amino-acid sequence: MKIILLYLYLSLWLFAFEANIIKPVSTPDDLNIRKVYLGKDLFRDASLSRDGTISCASCHPSDMFGVDNFTRSVGVDGKTGDINTPTTYHSRYFFAQFQDGRAKDLQEQALGPITNPVEMDNTIENVLKYVKSNNHYIVQFRNLYNDGITIENIVDAIAEFEKALVSPSRFDEYLKTGDKSVMRDVELEGFELFKSYGCIACHNGISLGGNLFQKLGIFKPYEGTSLGRFNVTGEEQDKYYYKVSTLRNIYWTHPYLHDGSIEKTYDVIEFMGEYQLGVDIPDEDIKKIEQFFHSLTGELPNVVK